From the Fervidobacterium thailandense genome, one window contains:
- a CDS encoding ABC transporter ATP-binding protein produces the protein MVVPVIKVENLKMYYKTKMGYVQAVDGISFELEAGESLGIVGESGCGKTSVSMTLLRTLPENAHFMGGHVWFNDNGKMVDLTQLPEDEMRHYRWRGISMVFQAAMNSLNPVYKVGDQIVEAILNHYPDTPIDQAKAKVAKLFELVTLDPKRMEQYPHQYSGGMKQRAVIALSLACDPKVIIADEPTTALDVIVQDKILRELKKIQKELNMAMIYISHDIAVIAEVSDKIAVMYAGKFVEEADATTIFKRPMHPYTFLLMNAFPSHVGPKKKLFTIPGEPPNLLNPPKGCRFAPRCPWATDKCREQDPEYVEVEKGHYLACWHPLTEEVRQNELRK, from the coding sequence ATGGTTGTGCCGGTGATAAAGGTTGAGAATTTGAAGATGTACTATAAAACCAAAATGGGCTACGTTCAGGCTGTCGATGGTATTTCATTCGAACTCGAAGCAGGGGAGAGCCTCGGTATAGTCGGGGAATCCGGGTGCGGAAAGACATCGGTTTCCATGACCCTTCTTCGTACGTTACCCGAGAATGCCCATTTTATGGGAGGACACGTTTGGTTTAACGATAACGGTAAGATGGTCGATTTGACACAACTACCCGAAGACGAGATGAGGCATTACAGGTGGCGTGGAATTTCGATGGTCTTCCAAGCTGCGATGAACTCGCTCAATCCGGTTTACAAAGTGGGAGACCAAATCGTCGAAGCGATACTGAACCATTATCCGGATACACCCATCGACCAAGCGAAGGCGAAGGTAGCGAAGCTTTTTGAACTTGTTACACTCGATCCCAAGAGGATGGAGCAGTATCCTCACCAGTACAGCGGTGGTATGAAACAGAGGGCTGTGATTGCACTGTCGCTTGCGTGTGATCCGAAGGTCATAATTGCGGATGAACCGACAACGGCTCTCGACGTTATCGTTCAAGATAAGATCCTGAGAGAACTGAAGAAGATACAAAAAGAACTCAACATGGCGATGATATACATCTCGCACGACATAGCGGTTATTGCCGAGGTCAGTGACAAGATCGCGGTCATGTACGCGGGAAAGTTCGTTGAAGAAGCGGACGCAACTACGATATTCAAACGTCCAATGCACCCGTACACGTTCTTGCTGATGAACGCGTTCCCAAGCCACGTGGGACCGAAGAAAAAGCTGTTCACTATACCTGGAGAACCACCAAACCTGTTGAATCCACCAAAAGGTTGTCGGTTCGCACCGCGCTGTCCGTGGGCAACCGATAAATGTAGAGAACAAGATCCAGAGTACGTGGAAGTTGAAAAAGGACACTACCTTGCATGTTGGCATCCGTTGACCGAAGAGGTGAGACAGAATGAGCTTAGAAAATAA
- a CDS encoding ABC transporter ATP-binding protein, producing MSLENKGKRTLLEVKNLKKYFPAERALFARAKHFVHAVDDVSFELIEGESLGLVGESGCGKTTTGRMIVRLETPTDGTIKVYDKPINEYGRMEYHSMVQMIFQDPYESLNPRMTIFDIIAEPLNIHNVGTLEEREERVMKLLSEVGLTPPDSFLWRYPHELSGGQRQRVAIARALVLNPKLIVADEPTSMLDVSVRTGVMQLMMQLQEEHNVSYLYITHDLAVARYMVNRIAVMYLGKIVELAETEELLSHPLHPYTKALMDAVPVPDPEYKRSEPNIIGNISVPIDPPPICRFYDRCPYREVLGNRCKLEEHPPLKEVAPGHYVACYAVHEGKI from the coding sequence ATGAGCTTAGAAAATAAAGGCAAAAGGACGCTTCTTGAAGTCAAGAACCTTAAAAAATACTTCCCCGCGGAACGTGCACTTTTTGCACGTGCCAAACATTTTGTGCATGCGGTTGACGATGTTTCCTTCGAGCTAATAGAAGGTGAATCGTTGGGACTTGTGGGTGAATCCGGCTGTGGAAAGACTACGACGGGTAGGATGATCGTTAGGTTGGAAACCCCCACGGACGGTACTATAAAGGTTTACGATAAGCCGATAAACGAGTACGGTAGAATGGAGTACCACTCGATGGTTCAGATGATATTCCAGGATCCGTATGAGTCACTCAACCCGAGGATGACGATATTCGATATCATAGCCGAACCGCTGAACATCCACAACGTTGGTACACTTGAAGAACGCGAGGAAAGAGTTATGAAGCTTCTTTCGGAGGTTGGTTTAACTCCTCCAGATAGCTTCCTATGGAGGTATCCGCACGAACTTTCCGGTGGTCAGAGACAACGTGTTGCGATCGCAAGGGCGCTCGTTCTGAATCCAAAATTGATCGTGGCCGACGAACCTACTTCAATGCTCGATGTTTCTGTGCGAACGGGAGTTATGCAGCTGATGATGCAACTTCAGGAAGAGCATAACGTTTCGTACCTGTACATAACCCACGATCTTGCTGTTGCAAGGTACATGGTTAACCGGATAGCGGTTATGTACCTCGGAAAGATCGTTGAACTTGCTGAGACTGAGGAACTTTTGAGTCACCCACTTCATCCGTACACAAAGGCATTGATGGATGCTGTGCCGGTACCGGATCCGGAGTATAAGCGCTCAGAACCAAATATTATAGGTAACATCAGCGTTCCCATCGATCCACCACCGATATGCAGGTTCTACGACCGATGTCCGTACAGGGAAGTGCTCGGAAACAGGTGTAAACTTGAGGAACATCCCCCGCTAAAAGAAGTTGCACCAGGGCATTACGTGGCATGCTACGCGGTGCATGAAGGAAAAATATGA
- a CDS encoding ABC transporter substrate-binding protein encodes MKKWFLTALILTVLTGLLFGNYIGSNVTGKKGGSLIIPTLSGPRTMNYTVAKETSSTDIIALFMGYGGTLIERHGVDKEFYPALAEKWDGPRLTKDGGMEIIWYLRKDVKWSDGKPFTADDVVYSLNEIYNNPDIPSSYKDVIRSTNGHLPRATKINDYTVRMYYPEPFRLAFRYLGGMYIFPKHVAERWVREKKFAEFWTVDSINKKELVGLGPFIPVEYVPDQYVKAVANPYYWKKDKNGVQLPYLNEVIFKIISSQDAQKLAFEKGEVDIYSPRGTEFAYFKENEKRLNITVVSAGPGLGTEFIAFNWNNKDEAKREWFRNIHFRKAVAYAIDKKKIISTLFNGLGYEQWSPVSFASPYFNDKIVTKYPYDLNKARAELRLGGFSWDKNGRLVDSKGRPVKFIIETNAGNVVREGVGNIVTAALKQLGMDVTFVATDFNTLVHRTLNVGDWDARIMGLTGSDEPQGGANVWRIEGTLHVWNLSPKNAAWVDPNAYHVPDFEKEIDRIFAENVRILDEGVVKDYWAKFQKLVSDNLPVVYTCISVRLFAWKNSVKNVAIGPLGGTTWNLDWLYRE; translated from the coding sequence GTGAAGAAGTGGTTTTTGACGGCTTTGATTCTCACCGTGCTGACTGGTTTACTCTTCGGTAACTACATAGGTTCCAACGTCACGGGTAAAAAAGGCGGTTCACTCATCATTCCGACACTCAGCGGTCCAAGGACGATGAACTACACGGTAGCAAAAGAGACGAGCTCAACGGACATCATCGCGCTCTTCATGGGTTACGGTGGAACGCTCATCGAACGTCACGGTGTGGATAAGGAATTCTATCCAGCACTCGCCGAGAAATGGGATGGTCCAAGGCTAACGAAAGATGGTGGAATGGAAATCATATGGTACCTTAGAAAGGACGTCAAATGGAGCGATGGAAAACCGTTCACCGCGGACGATGTCGTCTACAGCTTGAACGAGATTTACAACAACCCGGACATCCCCAGTTCGTACAAAGACGTAATCAGGAGCACCAATGGTCATCTACCGAGGGCCACAAAGATTAACGACTATACCGTAAGGATGTATTACCCCGAACCATTCAGACTCGCGTTCCGGTACCTCGGTGGCATGTACATCTTCCCGAAACACGTTGCCGAAAGATGGGTAAGGGAAAAGAAATTCGCCGAATTCTGGACGGTCGACTCGATCAACAAGAAGGAGCTCGTCGGACTTGGACCGTTTATTCCCGTCGAGTACGTTCCTGACCAGTACGTCAAGGCTGTGGCAAATCCGTACTACTGGAAGAAAGACAAGAACGGGGTGCAACTACCATACCTCAACGAGGTTATCTTCAAGATCATTTCCTCGCAGGATGCTCAGAAACTCGCTTTCGAAAAAGGTGAAGTGGACATTTACTCACCAAGAGGAACGGAATTCGCGTACTTTAAGGAGAACGAAAAACGCTTAAACATCACCGTCGTATCCGCCGGCCCGGGACTCGGAACGGAGTTCATAGCATTCAACTGGAACAACAAAGACGAGGCAAAAAGAGAATGGTTCAGGAATATCCATTTCAGAAAAGCTGTGGCTTACGCAATCGACAAGAAGAAGATAATCAGCACGCTCTTCAACGGGCTTGGTTACGAACAGTGGTCCCCCGTTTCGTTCGCATCTCCGTACTTCAACGACAAAATCGTCACGAAATATCCATACGACCTGAACAAAGCTCGCGCGGAATTGAGGCTGGGAGGTTTCAGCTGGGATAAGAACGGCAGACTCGTCGATAGCAAAGGAAGACCTGTGAAGTTCATCATTGAAACGAACGCGGGTAATGTAGTCAGGGAAGGTGTTGGAAACATAGTTACAGCCGCTCTCAAGCAACTTGGTATGGACGTTACCTTCGTTGCTACAGACTTCAACACGTTGGTTCACAGGACTCTGAACGTTGGTGACTGGGATGCCAGGATCATGGGCTTAACCGGCTCTGACGAACCGCAAGGTGGTGCAAACGTTTGGAGGATCGAGGGTACGCTGCACGTGTGGAACCTCTCACCGAAGAACGCAGCGTGGGTTGATCCAAACGCTTACCACGTCCCCGATTTTGAAAAGGAAATCGATAGGATCTTCGCTGAAAACGTCAGAATCCTGGACGAGGGTGTCGTGAAGGACTACTGGGCCAAGTTCCAGAAACTTGTCTCTGATAACCTACCAGTGGTTTACACCTGTATCTCCGTCAGGCTCTTTGCTTGGAAGAATTCCGTCAAGAACGTGGCAATCGGACCTCTCGGTGGAACGACCTGGAACCTCGACTGGTTGTACAGAGAATGA